The Flavobacteriales bacterium genome includes a region encoding these proteins:
- a CDS encoding DUF4011 domain-containing protein, whose translation MSDHNKNNDFFGLIHRLLEFGFTKNPDFIAFTIPLLEQVKGFHELNRVANILQIDDVVFEDNVLKVSTSPGFIRLASSKIFVKPIQKSGILVDQGYVERKDLDSFTTQYSNKHIRYDDDVPINEPVYIKNYRAWETELGHNDPLTDIYVLGLILASVAYGLDFRNQEDLEKFVNNRNSLYFLNPSLHATMHDVIFQMTQLYREDRIPNLQDAIDRIVNYREYNPENLTDLTKTEGFRKQDISNRNSWILSKLKNRLFDTSRRNKLLYFKEQLNFMNLTIASVPLLLDYKNIREKDLIFWNETIKNKIVKSKKLVANDFIDFEQNRFLEPTLNQIRLDAQKSLTEYGFSQLRIVVAFLHWYNFKENETERITSPLLLLPATLSKKKGVRDRHILDFETTEAEVNPVLSNFLKELYGIQLPDFVDLESSDLEDLIQGIEKQIAAGGTGIRLELRKTPKIKLIHSIARKNFNLRTDKLIRRTSGLNVRSFNYSYQKDEFVPLGLQIFKDRIKYKNNSLEYLINEDLSPRNNMIQEKERVFYANDNEGELNPLVWEVDACNLTLGNFNYRKMSLVRDFNQIIDSKIEDKLFEQLFSELPLTANNGNEALSRSSLTQNYPIISADPTQTNAIELARSGTSYIIQGPPGTGKSQTITNLIADFIARDKKILFVCEKRAALDVVFHRLKNKQLDELCCLIHDSQADKKPFIMNLKDTYEGFMKSKTEVSETTRYRQVVIQAIEQEMDVLQKFHSTMKTGDHSPIRLFEILHAYKPNKEFLIESELIRLPDYAEWNEHKTWISEWMEQLRLSGLSPVVAQYAFRAVAPDVANYPNSKLTITELLHSCIQQMDYWLEFEDDSDVEQTTVEKWQEWFALSKRVKGIVSCGKMSVFDAKSDDAKELLNRMNQVNQLQAEYEKVIEKNKHWITKWEYADVDQAMAQWQNMEKSILRFVNPTFYRIKKELKASYNFSAHKIKPDISAILANLNEEHLTKQRIIDTKQFVIGEFGLKNWEEDVHWIQQQQRQPSETLRSWMGSTQMDWIQKLVENEESFAQFLKDCEMILGNISTKTFDEVDAQLQLCLKQLPSFTANVPFIQKLGRVNENLKNCLLQKNWETSDFEFHTAYRSLKDIYDRQTSFSITSGETLDTSVRRINGLLSKYYEANVQSIKAQMIHKFKDSVRITEAVAAQLTTDEKVRKKELLNARRILENEFGKTMRYKSVRELAADANSMLTILKPVWLMSPLSVSDTMPIDTSMFDVVIFDEASQITVEEGVPSLFRTGQTIIVGDEMQMPPTNFFGSATTDDEDDAELHAGITLDADSLLNQGARKLPSVMLGWHYRSRHESLISFSNAAFYKRELLTIPDVNFHSDSSQKSKPVVDIEAEIDLKDILSKSISYHFLENGTYSKRTNSDEARYIARLVKMLLNHPEKRSIGIVAFSMEQQSEIESAINNLTIQDKDFESKLEAEYKRMDDDQFNGLFIKNLENVQGDERDIIILSICYGYNTSGKMLMNFGPINRRGGEKRLNVIFSRARKNMIVVTSIQAADIKNDYNEGANYFKRFLAYSQAISEGRIDAANGILDSMTRQSEEVILANKPIIQQIKNRIHQLGYQADTGVGQSYFKCDLAVRFDSQTQYRLGILIDHGLHYKVDDVVEQYCQKPEILKSFGWKILRVYYKDWLDDPNRVMERVVHILENDKDEFEVVEENLLINEQKIDDLIVELQQNEPAQLVEETIEELNEISERKSEATGQMESFQRLEFSEGTSNKYWEIGVNQNRVIVRYGRIGNNPQINEKEFDSHEIAQREKGKMIEKKQAKGYKKV comes from the coding sequence ATGAGCGACCACAATAAAAACAATGATTTTTTTGGTTTAATCCATAGACTATTAGAGTTTGGATTTACCAAAAACCCAGATTTTATAGCCTTCACTATTCCTTTACTTGAGCAAGTGAAAGGTTTTCATGAATTGAATAGAGTTGCTAATATTCTTCAAATTGACGATGTGGTATTTGAAGATAATGTGCTGAAAGTTTCAACCTCCCCTGGTTTCATCAGGCTGGCAAGCAGCAAAATTTTTGTAAAACCGATACAGAAATCAGGTATATTGGTTGACCAAGGATATGTTGAGCGAAAAGATTTGGATTCGTTTACCACACAATATTCCAACAAACATATTCGCTACGATGATGATGTACCGATAAACGAGCCGGTTTATATCAAAAATTACAGAGCGTGGGAAACAGAATTGGGTCATAACGACCCATTGACAGATATTTATGTTTTAGGTTTGATTCTGGCCTCGGTGGCTTATGGGTTAGATTTTAGAAATCAAGAAGACCTTGAAAAGTTTGTTAATAATCGGAACAGCCTTTATTTTCTCAATCCCTCGTTGCATGCCACCATGCACGATGTCATTTTTCAGATGACGCAGCTGTATCGAGAAGATCGAATACCGAATCTGCAAGACGCTATTGACAGAATCGTAAATTATCGAGAGTATAATCCGGAAAATCTGACCGACCTTACCAAAACCGAAGGATTTAGAAAGCAAGACATCTCCAATAGAAACAGTTGGATATTGTCAAAGCTCAAAAATAGATTGTTTGATACCAGCAGACGAAACAAATTGCTCTACTTCAAAGAACAGCTGAATTTCATGAATTTGACCATAGCCTCTGTGCCTTTGCTGCTCGATTACAAAAATATCAGAGAGAAGGATTTGATTTTTTGGAATGAAACTATCAAGAACAAAATCGTAAAATCAAAGAAATTGGTAGCCAATGATTTTATTGATTTTGAACAAAACCGATTTTTAGAACCAACCTTAAATCAAATCCGACTTGATGCCCAAAAGAGCCTTACGGAGTATGGTTTTAGCCAGCTAAGAATTGTAGTTGCATTTTTGCATTGGTACAACTTTAAAGAAAATGAAACCGAACGGATAACCTCGCCATTGCTGTTGTTGCCGGCCACACTATCTAAAAAGAAAGGAGTGCGAGATAGGCATATTCTTGATTTTGAGACTACCGAGGCGGAGGTAAATCCTGTGTTGAGTAATTTTCTGAAAGAATTATACGGTATTCAACTGCCCGATTTTGTGGATTTAGAGTCAAGCGACTTAGAGGATTTAATTCAAGGTATTGAAAAACAAATTGCTGCCGGTGGAACCGGAATTAGACTTGAGCTGCGAAAAACTCCAAAAATTAAACTCATTCACAGCATTGCCCGAAAAAATTTCAATTTAAGAACGGATAAATTGATTCGGCGAACATCTGGGCTTAATGTGCGAAGCTTTAACTATTCTTATCAAAAGGATGAATTTGTGCCGTTGGGGCTTCAAATATTCAAAGACAGGATAAAGTATAAAAACAATTCACTGGAATACCTCATCAACGAAGATTTGTCTCCGAGAAATAACATGATTCAGGAAAAAGAACGGGTTTTTTACGCCAATGATAACGAAGGAGAGCTGAATCCTTTGGTGTGGGAAGTGGATGCCTGCAACCTGACTCTTGGAAATTTTAATTATCGAAAAATGAGTCTGGTAAGAGATTTTAACCAGATAATAGACTCCAAAATAGAAGATAAGCTATTTGAACAACTTTTTAGTGAGTTGCCTTTGACCGCCAATAATGGTAACGAGGCGTTAAGTAGAAGTTCTCTGACTCAAAATTACCCCATCATATCAGCCGACCCAACCCAAACAAACGCTATTGAATTAGCCAGATCAGGCACAAGTTACATTATTCAAGGACCTCCGGGTACCGGAAAATCGCAGACTATTACCAATCTGATAGCCGATTTTATTGCACGCGATAAGAAGATATTGTTTGTGTGCGAAAAAAGAGCAGCCCTCGATGTGGTTTTTCATCGATTAAAAAACAAACAATTGGATGAATTATGTTGCCTTATCCATGATTCGCAGGCAGATAAAAAGCCGTTTATCATGAACCTGAAAGATACCTACGAAGGGTTTATGAAAAGCAAAACGGAAGTGAGCGAAACCACTCGCTATAGGCAGGTTGTTATTCAGGCAATAGAACAGGAAATGGATGTGCTGCAAAAGTTTCACTCTACCATGAAAACCGGAGACCATTCTCCGATTAGGCTGTTTGAGATATTGCATGCCTATAAACCAAATAAAGAATTTTTAATTGAATCAGAACTGATTCGCCTACCCGATTATGCGGAGTGGAATGAACATAAAACATGGATTTCCGAATGGATGGAGCAGTTGAGGCTAAGCGGGCTGTCGCCTGTTGTGGCTCAATATGCTTTTAGGGCAGTTGCCCCGGATGTGGCCAACTACCCAAATTCAAAATTAACGATAACCGAACTTCTGCATTCATGTATTCAACAAATGGATTATTGGCTCGAATTTGAAGACGACTCCGATGTAGAGCAAACCACAGTGGAAAAATGGCAGGAATGGTTTGCTTTATCCAAACGGGTAAAAGGGATAGTTTCTTGCGGAAAAATGTCGGTTTTTGATGCAAAAAGTGACGATGCAAAAGAGTTGCTCAATAGGATGAATCAAGTAAATCAATTGCAGGCAGAATACGAAAAGGTAATTGAAAAAAACAAACATTGGATAACCAAATGGGAATATGCTGATGTAGATCAGGCAATGGCTCAATGGCAAAATATGGAGAAGTCAATTTTGCGATTTGTCAATCCCACATTTTATCGAATTAAAAAAGAGCTGAAAGCATCTTACAACTTTAGTGCTCATAAAATAAAACCGGATATTTCAGCCATTTTAGCCAATCTAAATGAAGAACACCTAACAAAACAGAGGATAATAGACACCAAGCAATTTGTGATTGGCGAATTTGGGTTGAAGAATTGGGAGGAAGATGTGCATTGGATACAACAGCAACAGCGTCAACCAAGCGAAACGCTAAGGTCGTGGATGGGGTCAACCCAGATGGACTGGATTCAAAAATTAGTTGAAAATGAAGAATCGTTTGCACAATTTTTAAAAGATTGTGAAATGATTTTGGGCAATATCTCTACAAAAACATTCGATGAGGTGGATGCCCAGCTTCAACTTTGTTTGAAACAACTTCCTTCTTTTACCGCAAATGTTCCTTTTATTCAAAAACTTGGACGGGTAAATGAAAATTTGAAAAACTGCTTGTTACAAAAAAACTGGGAAACCTCTGATTTTGAGTTTCATACGGCCTATCGATCATTAAAAGATATTTACGATCGTCAAACAAGCTTCTCAATTACCAGTGGAGAAACGCTCGATACAAGTGTGCGGCGAATAAATGGATTGCTGTCAAAATATTATGAAGCCAATGTGCAAAGCATAAAGGCACAAATGATACACAAATTCAAGGATTCGGTTAGAATTACAGAAGCGGTAGCTGCCCAGTTGACAACCGATGAAAAGGTTAGAAAAAAAGAGCTATTGAATGCACGCCGCATATTGGAAAACGAATTCGGAAAAACAATGAGGTATAAATCCGTCCGCGAGTTGGCGGCAGATGCCAATAGCATGTTGACCATTTTAAAACCTGTTTGGCTTATGAGCCCTCTGAGCGTGAGCGATACGATGCCAATAGACACAAGTATGTTTGATGTGGTAATTTTTGATGAAGCAAGCCAAATAACAGTAGAGGAAGGTGTACCTTCCTTATTCAGAACAGGACAAACAATCATTGTGGGAGATGAGATGCAAATGCCGCCCACCAATTTCTTTGGGTCGGCCACTACAGATGACGAAGACGATGCTGAATTGCATGCCGGAATAACTTTGGATGCTGATAGCTTGTTAAATCAAGGTGCTCGCAAACTTCCATCCGTAATGTTAGGTTGGCATTATCGCAGCAGACACGAAAGCTTGATTAGCTTTAGCAATGCAGCATTTTATAAACGCGAATTGTTAACTATTCCAGATGTGAACTTTCATTCCGACAGTTCTCAGAAGTCAAAGCCCGTTGTGGATATAGAAGCAGAAATTGATTTAAAAGATATTTTGTCAAAAAGCATCAGTTATCATTTTTTAGAAAACGGAACCTACAGCAAAAGAACAAATTCAGACGAGGCCAGATACATTGCCCGATTGGTAAAAATGCTTTTAAATCATCCAGAAAAAAGAAGTATTGGCATTGTTGCATTTTCTATGGAACAGCAATCAGAAATAGAGTCAGCCATAAATAATTTGACCATTCAAGACAAGGATTTTGAGAGCAAGTTAGAGGCCGAATATAAACGAATGGACGATGACCAATTCAACGGTCTGTTTATAAAAAATCTGGAGAATGTGCAGGGCGATGAGCGAGATATCATAATTCTAAGCATCTGTTATGGCTACAATACTTCGGGTAAAATGCTTATGAACTTTGGTCCAATCAACAGACGTGGAGGTGAAAAACGACTAAATGTGATTTTTTCCAGAGCACGGAAAAACATGATAGTGGTAACCAGTATTCAGGCGGCAGACATAAAGAACGATTATAACGAAGGGGCAAATTATTTTAAACGATTTTTGGCCTATTCACAGGCCATTTCTGAAGGAAGAATTGACGCAGCCAACGGAATATTGGACTCTATGACCCGACAAAGTGAGGAGGTAATTTTAGCTAACAAACCAATCATTCAGCAAATCAAAAATCGAATTCACCAACTGGGCTATCAAGCTGATACGGGCGTAGGGCAATCGTATTTTAAGTGCGATTTGGCCGTTCGTTTTGATAGTCAAACTCAATATCGGTTGGGCATTTTAATCGATCATGGGCTGCACTATAAAGTGGATGATGTTGTAGAGCAATACTGTCAAAAGCCCGAAATTCTTAAATCATTTGGATGGAAAATACTACGCGTGTATTATAAAGATTGGTTGGACGACCCTAATAGGGTAATGGAAAGGGTAGTGCATATTCTTGAAAACGATAAAGATGAATTTGAGGTTGTGGAGGAAAACTTATTGATTAATGAGCAAAAAATTGACGATTTGATTGTTGAACTACAACAAAATGAACCTGCCCAATTAGTGGAAGAAACTATTGAAGAATTGAATGAAATATCCGAGAGAAAATCTGAGGCCACTGGACAAATGGAGTCGTTTCAACGTTTAGAGTTTAGTGAAGGTACAAGCAATAAATATTGGGAAATTGGGGTAAACCAAAATCGCGTAATTGTTCGTTACGGACGCATTGGAAACAACCCCCAAATCAACGAAAAGGAATTTGACTCGCATGAAATAGCTCAACGTGAGAAGGGAAAAATGATTGAAAAAAAACAGGCTAAGGGATATAAAAAAGTATAA
- a CDS encoding M48 family metalloprotease — MDSTEQTSTIQLSPFPYHLALRNHLLARTKTWEWFSKEDNREKQNEETKKMLLKNAYRLDRVSSSQLYAIADEVCKILAIDAQVVMYQEMNSLQLNAGVVILDQEAHIILSGGIINLLDNDEMKSILAHELSHYLFYKTDEGQFETTNRIIVAMANDSGSEDAIIETARIYKLYMELFCDTGSLKVCNDYQTVIRALVKLDTGLTNVDASSFLEQANEILAGSNEVTGDYTHPESYIRAMALKLKSENHPEYLSTVKNWIEGKIDIDRLDIFKQKEMQTLTHDIIQLIVKPAWICSATVLNMCEQYFQNFSKSETKPLEKVSTVTSTAAESVKTYLSYVLFDFSRVDSSLENNPMAHTFEIAEQLGMHEDYERIIRKELKLSVKEFRNYISLAIKELQQTKESSNETIYNE, encoded by the coding sequence ATGGATTCAACTGAACAAACAAGCACGATTCAATTAAGCCCGTTTCCCTATCATTTGGCACTTCGCAATCATCTTTTGGCCAGAACCAAAACCTGGGAATGGTTTTCTAAAGAGGACAATAGAGAAAAGCAAAATGAGGAAACAAAAAAAATGTTGCTCAAAAATGCGTACCGTCTGGATAGGGTATCCAGCTCTCAACTCTACGCTATTGCCGATGAAGTATGCAAAATTCTTGCAATAGATGCCCAAGTGGTTATGTATCAAGAAATGAACAGCCTACAGTTAAATGCCGGTGTGGTAATTCTTGACCAAGAGGCTCATATTATTCTTTCGGGTGGTATAATTAATTTGTTGGACAATGACGAGATGAAGTCGATATTGGCACACGAACTAAGCCACTATCTGTTTTATAAAACAGATGAGGGACAATTTGAGACGACAAACCGAATTATTGTGGCAATGGCAAACGACAGCGGAAGCGAAGACGCAATTATTGAAACGGCTCGAATTTACAAACTTTATATGGAGCTTTTTTGTGATACAGGTTCATTAAAAGTGTGCAATGATTATCAAACCGTCATTCGGGCATTGGTTAAGCTCGATACCGGTTTGACCAATGTAGATGCCTCAAGTTTTTTGGAACAGGCCAACGAAATTTTGGCAGGAAGCAACGAGGTTACGGGAGATTATACACATCCTGAATCATATATAAGGGCAATGGCCTTAAAGCTAAAGTCTGAAAACCATCCAGAATATTTGTCAACAGTCAAAAACTGGATAGAGGGCAAAATAGACATTGACAGACTCGATATTTTTAAGCAAAAAGAAATGCAAACCCTTACCCATGATATTATTCAACTTATAGTGAAACCTGCATGGATATGCAGTGCCACTGTGCTGAATATGTGCGAACAGTATTTTCAAAATTTTAGCAAATCCGAAACAAAACCTTTGGAAAAGGTTTCTACTGTTACTTCTACGGCAGCGGAGTCAGTAAAAACGTATCTTTCCTATGTTTTGTTCGATTTTAGTAGGGTGGACTCAAGTTTGGAAAATAACCCAATGGCTCACACATTTGAAATTGCAGAACAATTGGGAATGCATGAAGATTATGAGAGAATTATTCGCAAAGAACTAAAACTGTCTGTTAAAGAATTTAGAAACTATATTTCCTTAGCTATCAAGGAGTTGCAACAAACGAAAGAATCGAGTAACGAAACCATTTATAACGAATAA
- a CDS encoding carboxypeptidase regulatory-like domain-containing protein, with translation MKKLVVFFWVVSPLFMVQNAFGQSISGNVKSTFEDESLSFANVDIYLGDSLVANVLTDIDGNFNVKLKPGTYRCEIKYASHDVLTKTIKVEKDETMNAELNAKEEYKKGWSFGENSGGKDMSDSEVISRDIYSYSAKRSKGRSPKMAKTSMDYDADYDGRAYESAYETIAVSPAAGILGESRLPMKGDMYGYNNIAEAGKLTAGEINDFSKWTLWTDLTENELEQHKNLWKINPSGRFSVQVTNQNSLPVANVVAKLIDEKGTTVFQSKTDNTGKVELWGSLLGSISGNFQVLVEHNGKTTKQKVHSFEKGVNFVKLNSECSQSEAVDIAFVVDATGSMGDEIEFLKKEISQVIFQSKQISSTLNFQFANVFYRDVNDEYVTRTQDFTRVLSEANLFISNQTAGGGGDYEEAVEMALDTAINYLNWREEARTRILFLVLDAPPHNNPEIQEKLRKLGEEAAKKGIRIVPLVASGINKSAEYLFRSLALTTNGTYVFLTDHSGIGDSHIAPSTDSYEVELLQNLMVRLIKSYTYMPDCNQQIPELNLHYNDSTIIVNQITQDSTINGSGSLQAGQKTDTLNIVWSFYPNPTTGLVYVKSNQLIKELYVTDLTGKVLQIHKDINNESPLEIDLSSYASGVYLIRYPLGKQWVSGKVVLAR, from the coding sequence AGAAATTAGTTGTATTTTTTTGGGTTGTTAGCCCTCTTTTTATGGTTCAAAATGCATTTGGCCAATCAATTAGCGGCAATGTTAAATCAACTTTTGAAGATGAGAGTTTAAGTTTTGCCAACGTAGATATATACTTGGGAGATTCGTTGGTGGCCAATGTGTTGACCGATATTGACGGAAATTTTAATGTCAAACTAAAGCCCGGCACCTATCGTTGCGAAATAAAATATGCCAGTCATGATGTTTTGACTAAAACCATAAAGGTAGAGAAAGACGAAACCATGAACGCCGAATTAAACGCCAAAGAAGAATATAAAAAAGGGTGGAGTTTTGGTGAAAATTCTGGAGGTAAAGATATGTCGGATTCTGAGGTGATTTCAAGAGATATATACTCCTACTCGGCAAAAAGATCAAAAGGACGATCACCAAAAATGGCAAAAACGTCTATGGACTATGATGCGGACTACGACGGCAGAGCATACGAATCGGCTTATGAAACGATAGCTGTCAGTCCAGCAGCTGGCATATTAGGGGAATCGCGTTTACCAATGAAAGGCGATATGTATGGGTACAACAATATTGCCGAAGCCGGAAAACTTACAGCAGGCGAAATAAATGATTTTAGCAAATGGACTTTGTGGACAGACCTCACAGAAAACGAACTCGAACAACACAAAAATCTTTGGAAAATAAATCCAAGCGGGCGTTTTAGTGTGCAAGTTACCAACCAAAACAGCCTTCCGGTGGCCAATGTAGTGGCAAAACTTATTGACGAAAAAGGAACAACAGTATTTCAATCAAAGACTGATAATACAGGTAAAGTCGAACTTTGGGGTAGCTTGCTTGGTAGTATTTCGGGAAATTTTCAGGTTTTGGTAGAACACAACGGCAAAACAACTAAGCAAAAAGTGCATAGCTTCGAAAAAGGGGTAAATTTTGTTAAACTAAATTCTGAATGTTCTCAGAGTGAGGCAGTTGACATTGCTTTTGTGGTGGATGCCACGGGCAGTATGGGCGATGAGATTGAGTTTTTGAAAAAAGAAATCAGTCAGGTTATTTTTCAATCAAAACAAATAAGTAGTACGCTCAATTTTCAATTTGCCAACGTATTTTATAGAGATGTGAATGATGAGTATGTAACCAGAACTCAAGATTTTACTCGTGTGTTGAGCGAGGCCAATTTGTTTATTTCTAATCAAACAGCCGGTGGTGGTGGCGACTATGAAGAAGCTGTTGAAATGGCCTTAGACACGGCCATAAATTATTTAAACTGGCGGGAAGAAGCCAGAACAAGAATACTGTTTTTGGTGCTGGATGCACCGCCACACAACAATCCGGAAATTCAAGAAAAACTCAGAAAATTGGGCGAAGAAGCTGCAAAAAAGGGCATTCGTATTGTGCCACTGGTGGCCAGCGGCATCAATAAATCAGCCGAATATTTGTTTAGAAGTTTGGCCTTAACCACCAACGGAACCTATGTTTTTCTTACCGACCACAGCGGCATCGGCGATTCGCATATAGCCCCTTCAACCGATAGTTATGAGGTAGAATTGCTCCAAAACTTGATGGTGCGGTTGATAAAAAGTTACACCTATATGCCGGATTGCAATCAACAAATTCCGGAGTTAAATCTTCATTATAATGACTCCACAATTATTGTTAATCAAATTACGCAAGATTCGACAATTAATGGCTCCGGCAGTTTACAAGCGGGTCAAAAAACAGATACGTTGAACATTGTTTGGAGTTTTTATCCAAACCCAACCACAGGGCTTGTTTATGTAAAATCCAATCAACTTATTAAAGAGCTTTATGTGACGGATTTAACGGGTAAAGTGCTACAAATTCATAAAGACATAAATAACGAAAGTCCGTTAGAAATTGACCTAAGCAGCTATGCCAGTGGGGTTTATCTAATTCGATACCCTTTGGGAAAACAGTGGGTAAGTGGTAAGGTGGTGCTGGCGAGGTAA
- a CDS encoding slipin family protein: MFTVKIKFGKIGLVYRYDELVSVLTQGKHFINPFTERVVLHDAEGQLNLPIQIEELLQNEKIRAICTLVEVADNNICLVTKNGLYEVVLNPGRYLFLNETNVFTFTNIDLFNSERVTDGAVLKYAENQLSNYVRKLEVDVHEEALLLVDGEYKTVLQAGKYFFYKNNVKLAIQKVDTRMQAMEVGGQEMLTKDKANLRLNFNLQYRVTNTFKAVLENREYEKQLYLIAQLLLREIVGTLTLDELLENKEVITEYVMTNIVQKASSLGVEVINAGVKDLVLPGDMKEILNQVLVAQKKAQANVITRREEVASTRSLLNTAKLLEENATLMRLKEMEYLERIAEKVGEITVAGGTDVLKQLKAIF, from the coding sequence ATGTTTACGGTAAAAATCAAATTCGGAAAAATTGGTCTTGTTTATCGCTATGACGAACTTGTATCGGTATTGACCCAAGGAAAACACTTTATTAATCCTTTCACAGAAAGGGTAGTGTTGCACGATGCAGAGGGGCAGTTAAACTTGCCAATTCAGATTGAAGAATTGCTTCAAAATGAAAAAATTAGAGCAATATGCACTCTGGTGGAAGTGGCAGACAACAACATTTGTTTGGTAACCAAAAATGGTTTGTATGAGGTTGTTTTAAATCCGGGACGATATTTGTTTTTGAATGAAACCAATGTTTTTACTTTTACAAACATTGACCTGTTCAATTCAGAACGTGTAACGGACGGAGCTGTACTTAAATATGCCGAAAATCAGTTGTCAAACTATGTGCGAAAACTGGAGGTTGATGTGCACGAAGAAGCCCTATTGTTGGTAGATGGAGAATATAAAACCGTGCTACAGGCAGGTAAATATTTCTTTTACAAAAACAATGTTAAGTTGGCCATTCAAAAGGTTGACACACGCATGCAGGCCATGGAAGTTGGCGGACAAGAGATGCTGACCAAAGATAAGGCTAACCTGCGGCTAAATTTCAACTTGCAATACCGTGTTACGAATACCTTTAAAGCTGTTCTCGAAAATCGGGAGTACGAAAAGCAACTCTATTTGATAGCTCAGTTGCTGCTTCGCGAAATTGTGGGAACACTAACGCTTGACGAATTACTTGAAAACAAGGAAGTCATAACAGAATATGTGATGACCAATATAGTACAAAAAGCAAGTTCGTTGGGTGTAGAAGTAATCAATGCAGGTGTAAAAGACCTGGTGCTGCCAGGTGATATGAAGGAAATTCTCAATCAGGTGTTGGTGGCACAAAAGAAAGCTCAAGCCAACGTAATTACACGTCGCGAAGAAGTGGCCAGCACACGAAGTTTGCTGAATACGGCAAAATTGCTCGAAGAAAATGCAACACTTATGAGGTTGAAAGAAATGGAATACCTGGAAAGAATTGCAGAAAAAGTTGGAGAGATAACCGTTGCTGGTGGCACCGATGTTCTGAAACAACTAAAAGCCATTTTTTGA
- a CDS encoding WYL domain-containing protein, which yields MAVNKNALIRYKTIDKCLQNRYRQWTLEDLIDACSDALYEYEGVDKGVSKRTVQADIQIMRSEKLGYFAPIVVIDKKYYTYEDKDYSITNTPLSSQDLQKLTEVVDFMKQFQGFSHFRELDSMVQKMEDHIYVQRTHESPIIDFEKNEDLKGLEFLDALYNAIKNKVCICITYQSFKARKPDSFDFHPYLLKEFRNRWFVIGQKSAADAIFNLALDRILDINKSNAPFQHNFEFNPKTYFNDVIGVTVSRNLQPMTVELLVDTKHAPYIRTKPLHHSQIEVSSNDTGVIFTIHVQHNMELEKEILSFGDQMHVLKPEKLRNAIKRRIQNSTSLYEVN from the coding sequence ATGGCTGTAAACAAAAATGCCCTCATTCGGTACAAAACCATTGATAAATGTCTGCAAAATCGCTACCGACAATGGACGTTGGAAGACCTCATTGATGCGTGTTCGGACGCATTGTACGAGTACGAAGGAGTTGATAAAGGTGTAAGCAAACGCACGGTGCAAGCTGATATTCAAATAATGCGAAGCGAAAAACTTGGCTATTTTGCCCCTATTGTGGTAATTGATAAAAAATACTACACCTACGAAGACAAGGATTATTCAATAACCAACACACCTCTGTCATCGCAAGATTTGCAAAAGCTTACTGAGGTTGTAGATTTTATGAAACAGTTTCAGGGGTTTTCTCATTTCCGCGAACTTGACAGCATGGTGCAAAAAATGGAAGACCATATTTATGTACAACGAACACACGAATCTCCTATTATTGATTTTGAGAAAAACGAAGATTTGAAAGGATTAGAATTTTTGGATGCTTTATACAATGCTATAAAAAATAAGGTTTGTATTTGCATAACCTATCAATCGTTTAAAGCCCGAAAGCCAGATTCGTTCGATTTTCATCCGTATTTGCTCAAAGAATTTCGGAATAGGTGGTTTGTAATTGGTCAAAAATCGGCGGCTGATGCCATTTTTAACCTTGCCCTTGACCGAATACTCGACATCAACAAATCAAACGCTCCGTTTCAGCATAATTTTGAGTTTAACCCCAAAACCTATTTCAACGACGTGATAGGTGTTACTGTGTCTCGCAACTTGCAACCCATGACCGTTGAGTTATTGGTTGACACCAAGCATGCCCCATACATACGTACCAAACCGCTCCACCACTCTCAAATCGAGGTTTCTTCAAATGACACCGGGGTTATTTTTACCATTCACGTGCAACACAATATGGAATTGGAAAAGGAAATCCTATCGTTTGGTGACCAAATGCACGTTTTAAAACCCGAAAAACTTAGAAATGCAATTAAAAGAAGAATTCAAAATTCAACAAGTCTGTATGAGGTTAACTAG